The Polyodon spathula isolate WHYD16114869_AA chromosome 21, ASM1765450v1, whole genome shotgun sequence genome contains the following window.
TGTAATTTGCCATTGTGGGAAAACTTCTCCGTCATCTTCCAACCCCAGAGAAATGACACAATTCTCAGTCATGCTTGATAAACGGGAGCGGGCGAGGGTGATGGAGGACCTGTCCCAGAATCCTGCATTTCGATCACTTTAGCATCTCTGGGGTCAGAGTTCAGGCAGCGGGACGTTATTTATCAAGAGGCTTTATTTATCGATTCCCGTGAATGGATTGGTCAGCTGGGCCCGTGTAATCTGATTTCATTCTTCCCACAATGCAATGGGTCTGTGCTGCTTGCTGCTGTCCACAGAGGTTAAGAAAAGCTGACTGCTTTGTGGTGAGCAGCACGCGCCTCAAACCCAAATAGCTGTTTTTTGGAATATGCAATTAGTACAAAACCACTGATCCTAGCATGGCTGTCCCCACCTGCTTGCTGTGTAGAGCTCACTCTCAATAGAAAGGGATATTTTACTTTCATTATGTTACCCAAAGTCATAGGTCTGGGTGTGTGTATGTAGCAGCTATTAAGCCTTATCTATGCAACCTGGGATATGATTTTGGGAGCCAATATTCTGAGATTTATGAGCACAGTATTTATTAGCACAGTATCGGAGTTCTTAGCTGAACATCATTACtggcctgatttttttttttaagcttttacaTGCACTGCAAACAGCTGCGCAGAAACCAATTGCATTTCTGAACAGTTTGTTCGAGTGGTAGCAAAGCAGATTAGAAGCCGGGATACAGGGAGCAGGAGCGCTGGATATTAGTATCAGATCAGTGGCATTCAGTGTTACAGCTGGACCACTAACCGGCAGGTCAAACCCTGCTTGTAGTTTATTGGACCTGCTCCATATTTACCTTTTGATTCTAATGTAAGTTTTACATACCAAATACTATAGGTGCTGCCTATGTACTGCAATTGCTCTGCTATTTATAAAAGCAATTGAATATTAGACAAGTTTATGGGAAGTTgcaaagttatgatacttacagtaTGCATTTCCAAGCTTCAGGCACCTGAATTAAATATATTGCTTGGTAAATGATGTTAGCCTTGCCTGCTGCTGGATTCAATGTGTGATCCAACAGTGCTTGCGTTTCTGTTTCCTCAAAGGCACCTTTTTGAGAGGCTGAATAGCCATTAGTGTTAACTATTTCTCTTCTCAGGGCACCAGTGACTTCTGCGTGGCTCCAGACAAGTTCATCATGAACCTGACTCGCAATGCGATCAGCACAGGTAGGGAAAGCCCGCAGCCTTTCATTTCTATTGTTCTTTTAATATCTATTGCGGTCGGAAAATTAGGGGTTTTGCATGAGTGTGaactgtgtgttgtgttttatagTGCTGTCTCTCTCTTGCAGATATTGTGCATTATTACCTGTACTGCAGCCAGAGCATGCCTAACCCCTTCCAGCAGGTACAGTATCTCTTctgatttttcattttacagtttcATTGTACAGCAAGTAGATCCGTTTAACGCGAAAGAGTCAAAAAGTACAACTTCAGGGTACAAATATGAGGAAGTGAGGAAATACTGGGACATAACGGCAGCATGAAAGAGGAAAGTCTAGGGCATGTGGCCTTAGAGGGTGCCATCAGCCACCATGTTGCCCAAATGTGAGAAGCGTTGGGCAGCACACTGTTCCAGTCGCAGCTCCTTTTCTGTCATCCTGGCTGTGATGTGTTGGTGGTGGCCCCTATGGTCTGATGCACCACTGCTATTCGAGGAGtgtacatgcattttaaaatgccttCGAGCATGTTCTAACAAGGTAAAGTGTGCCAGTTAAGGGTGTGCTGATACgcataattgcctttaagaaggtCTGTGCAGTATCTTTGGAAAAGAAATACCCACTGCACTACACAGTCTCCTAAAACTAATTGCCGGGCTGGATTATGATAACTTTCAATATAACCTTGGGGAACTAGGAAAGTGTACTGATTTTATGATGACGACTTTACAGATTTTCGTGGTATGAGTCATTTTAATTCTGCATGATCGCATAATTTTTCACTACGCACGAGTCATAagcgtcattaaaaaaaaaaaaaaaggagaataaaTAGATCTGAGAAAATGGCAGTGCAggctccacagtaatgttgtggcatgctaaaacaatacattaaaaaatgttacttaaccctcattataaaaaaacacagccGCTTAAAAGCGCTCTGTTTCTCAGCTAACCTCTCATTACCCTGTGCATGCAGACAGCACTCGTTAGATCAATAATCCAGTATAGGACTGTAATGCAGTCAGAGCTAATTAACTGGAGCTCTCTTCACACTTAACAGACTGAACCCCAGCAAAGCAACGATTACAACGCTTTGCTCTCTGAGGTACTCTGTTGCAGTATCGAAGCAGTCTTATTGCAGCAAAGGGTGTCTTCAATTTTGTATAGGGTTATGTCTGGTTAAGAaccttaaaacatgaaaaaaaatatttccgaaTGACAGATTAATCCCCACAGTGGAGGTCTGTCCGTTTACCTCAGGTGCTCTGTATCTGAGTTTGGGATTACAGCATGTTGCAGTGGGACTTGCTGAGTAAAGAGTATGACCATGTGACCAGGACAGTCTGTATCGCACCCCTTCTAGCAACGCTCTCCATCTTTCAGTACAGCATCCTTGAACAGGCTGATGGAGCCGTCTGCTGGTCTGAATATAGTATTTCATCACCTGATGAAGTCTGTTAGAGCTGGTGGTTGGGTGGTTTTAAGTGTTTAAATGTCTGTTGAtcctgactctgtgtgtgtgtgtgtttgtgtgcttggaCTCCCCTAGGCTCTGACAATCTACCAGCGCTCAGTGACCACCATGCAGATCCAGATTCAAGGGCTGCTCCAGTTCGCAGTGCCCATGTTCCCCACAGCAAAGGTAAGCCTGGCACTCCCCCAGTGGGAGGGTAACAATGCTCCAGTGCCACACtaatgtgcatctatatacatacatacatatgaacttagacacacaaaacacaaaattgcATGTTTACTTATACTGATTAAAGGTAAAATATACTAACCTTACGGCTAGTGCCTTTTTCACAATTTAATGCTTGTCAAGTTAtggactgttttaaaaatgttaaaaatgtagaCAGTTTAAAGAGAATAGGATAttagctgtatatatataatgtattttctaGATCTGTATAGATCCACTCTCATGCCTTTGCTCTGGTCTGTGGAGTCActgctgtctgtgctgtgtgtgtttctgcagagaGATTTGCTGGGGATTCAGCAGATGTTGAACGGTTCTGAAGCCAGCCTGCACCAGCTCACTGCCCTGCTGGACTGCCGGAGCCTGCACAAGGTAAGAGCACCCTCAGCCTTCACAGACGGAGAACAGGGTCTGGGTATGGATGATAATTCTGCTGGACTTGTGGATGCTTGATTTGTTTGGCCACTTGTTGTGAGTGGGTGTGTTTTATTGGCTGCTTGGTGCGGTGGCTGTATTTGATTGGCTGCGTGTTGTGGGTGGGTGATTTGATTGGCTGCATGGTGAATAAGTGTGTCTCGCTCACTAGGACTACCTGGACGCTCTGATCGGTGTGTGTTATGATGGGGTCGAGGGGCTGCTCTATCTCAGCCTCTTCTCACTGCTGGCAGGCACTGCCTTCTGTGCCATGCTATGTGCCATCCCCCGCGCCTGGAGACACTTTGATAACAGGTACAGCAACCAGCAACCCTCTGTCCCACTTACAGCCAGCAATAGCCCTATACCCCCTTCTAAAAGTTTTCCCGTGTATTTACCATACCCTGATTTGCcacatttattaatatgctttactataactTGCAAATGTGTACCGGTGCTTTCACTATGCTCCATtgcactttgctctgcttttactgtgggaaacttgtaTAAAAGCTATGCATCCATCCCATTGGAGTGCTATGATAATCCCATGAAGAAAACCCTGCAGCTTTCTATGTGCCACCAGTTGTTACAGATCAGTTCCTTTGCCAGTGTAGTTCCAGCGGTTCTGGGTTGTAGATCACTATTTGAGTGTTTTGTATCTTTCTCCTCAGAGACCGTGATTATGATGACATCGATGAGGAGGACCCCTTCAACCCCCAAGCGCGGCGTATCGCGGCCCACAATCCCGTGCGGGGACAGATCCACAGCTTCTGCAGCTACAGTAGCAGCATGGGTAGCCAGAGCAGCCTGCAGCCCCCCGCACAGGCCGTGTCTAACGCACCCGTCTCCGAGTACATGTGAGTGTGTCGCCAGAGCACACCGCAGCCTGGCAAAATAAGGCAACTGACTCCCAGGATGAGACTGTGAAAGGGTTTGGGTAGCGCGGTGGTTAGAGTGGGCTGGGCTACAGAGTGGAGGTCGTGGGTTTCagtgccgggctgcagtgtggagtgtTGTGGCTTTGACTGCTTTTTAATTGTCTGTTTGTTGTCTGCAGGAACCAGTCAGTGCTGTTCGGAGGGAACCCGCGCTATGAAAACGTGCCCCTGATAGGGAGAGGCTCCCCTCCCCCCTCGGTGCGTTGGGTCCCAGAGGCCAAGTCCTTCCTCTGATCACACCTGCTTATCGCTGCTCTTGTTAGGCACACAGCAACAGCACTTCAGAAAGTGTCTCAGCCAAGCTGCAggacacaggacacacacacactcactcgcacacgcacacactcactcactcgcacacacacacactcactcgcgcgcacacacacacggcacCCTTTAGGACACTCCCTCTCTGTACTCCCCAGATTGATCTATAGCTGGGCCCAGTATCACTCATCTCAATGTAGCCCCCTAGGTGGCCAGGTTTTCCTCTGACTAGGCAGATGAAGCACTGTCACTCGGAGGGGTCTGATGAAATGTCAAAGTCCCTTTAAAACACGTTACCTGAGTCCCCCTCCTCTCCCTTGCCACACTGCTCTTCTGTTTTCAGCTAACGgcgcttttgtttctttttgtttgtttgtttgtttgtttgtttgtttgttttttcaactttttgtgGAGCTAATCtcccagccatttaaaaaaaaaagagtaagttTAAGTTTAACTTTTCTCTGAATGTTGCTGTCTCAGAAAACTCATCATTTCTTCATTTTTGTTATCTTCtttatttttggattttgttttgttgattttttaaattttttctttcCCACACTTTGGTGCctgtctttgtttttcatttcctaTCACATCACATTTCTGCATGgaatgaatacattatttatttatttatttatctgtcacttgctttaaaaaaaaaaatatatatatatatatatatatatatatatatatatatatatatataaaaatgtatgtgggTCGAGAGGGGATAGTGATAGCAAAGTACAGATTCAGACTGTTGAGGTTAGGACTGAGTTATCCTCCCTCGCTTGTAGAGCTGGGAGGGATGTCTGTCTACTCGTGACTGACTGGAGCCAATGCCCTCACCCACCCCCTTCCATGAGCACTACGTTCACgctggttttttttgggtttttttttttttagattgtttgctcattcatttatttattggagCTTTGCGCTGTACTAAACCAGTCCATTGTGTCACATGGTAAATCACAGTGAGAACAAACATGTTATAACacccacaaataaaataataaacttgtcGGGAACACTGCTGATGATATCAGCAATAGCCAGCTCCATAAGCATCCTCCCTCACACCCTGCctctctgtttgtctgtttctccAGTACTCCCCAAGCATGAGGGCCACCTACCTGTCTGTGACTGACGACCAGCTGAGGCACTCTGGGAGCGATCTGCAGGTGTAGCCGTGCCCTGGGGTCCTCCATCTGTCTGTGACTCTGTTGCCATGAGCACTGTTAATAACCTGCAATCCTGCACCGACAGACTGGCCGCTGGGGTGGAAGAGTCTGTTAGGGACAATCCACGCAGGCTCTTAATGAAATGAGAGTTTAGCTTGAAGGAGGATGGGTGTCTTCCCTCTCTGTCAATCTCACTGTGGgggaattttattattttattatgttgctCTGTATAGATATAGAGATGCAGGCCACACTTTAATTTAACAATctatttctaaaataattaatCATTACCATTGTAATACTAAGGTCGCCCTAATTACTATACATTTTCTTATAAAACCATATTGCTATAGCCAGTAATCATTAATAGGTATCTAATATTGTTTATAACACAGTTATTACAGGACTGTTCTTTTATTGCAGTTGTATTAAAATGACAGCAGGAAGTCTCCTACAATGAAATTACTTCCAGGATAACTTAAAAAATTATTGCAGATTGGCATGCATGTGTACAACTGGACACAGGTCTGCAGCGTTTCATCAAAACATTCCTAAACTAATCTCTCTTTAATATGTAGCAATTTTTtttaagccatttaaaaaaaaaaaaaaaaaaaaaaaaaaataggtaataagaaactttgtttaaacaaataataataatttatatttattatatatataatatatatatctatattaatatatatattatatatataatatgtgtgtgtgtgtgtgtgtgtgtgtgtgaattgtgtaaatataaataaatgtgtgcaaaGGAACAATTGATGCCATCAGTGCTATGACTTAAtgtaatatgttatttaaactgtAGGCACGGAACTGACATTTCCTGTGTAGCCAGTCGAAACAAGAAATAAAAGGGCAGATATGTTGGGAAATGACACCACAGTCGCTGCACTCTTACTGTACCTCCGCCATTTTGAAACGCCCACAGAGTAAGCTCCTCTGAATTAGCTAACGTTACGAAGCGCGCTCTGGGCATGGAACTTGTTCAATCGAAGCGCCACGGAACGATCTGGAGCGCTCTGTCTTTTGAACGCAGTCCTGGCTTTTTGGTTTCACAAAACTGGGTCTTATCAAGTACTCGCACTTGTGGCTTCAATTAATTAACGTGTTAACAGAGTGTTGATGTCTGTTctaaaaacacaggtttatttgcAAATTTTTACTTGCAAGTTGGGTTCACCCCCATCCCCTCCCTTCCTGCTTGGCTGCCTGCATGCCTGGGCCAAAACTCTTCTCCAGCACTTCCACACACTGTAATTCTGAATGACTGTTTGAACTCTTAAAAGCACAAGGCAGACCAAATGTGATCGTGTGCATGACTAGGTCATGGACCAATTCCGTCTTTCCATCAGTCTTCCAAGACCtactaatttataaaaaaaaaaaaacgccttttgtctgtgtgtctgtgtgtgtgtgtcatttctaATATGAAGCAGTTCAACTCTGGGCTGGGCTGCATTGCTAAAATATCAGATGGGTAGGAGGCATTAGCCTCTCTCACTGAACAACTGTTGTTGGATCTTACAAATGAAATAACCATCTTCCATTGCTGATATGTCTGTTCATCTTTGGGGTCCCCCCCCCattttattgaaatgcattttttttctatttagacttatatatctattttatttccaatttttttttcctgtaaatgtcttgtataataataacgtTGATTTGTAAGTCTATGTGCCACAAGTCTATTTGATATATCTAATAGGTAAAGTTTGTCTTGCTAGGATGAAGGTGCAAGTCCAATCAGATCGCCAGGTTGCTGGCCTTGCTGTTATCGTGCAGCCAATCAAAGAAAGAGGGCATGGTCCTGGGTCTGTGTACAGGGTGGTGAAAAAGCGTTGGATGTACAAACGTGATTCTCTGCACCAAACGTTGTGACACAAGATGtcacgtgggggggggggggctttcattGTGGAGAAAGCAGCTTCGTGCAGCATTGTCATGCA
Protein-coding sequences here:
- the LOC121296023 gene encoding protein tweety homolog 2-like isoform X1, which translates into the protein MSTARVDYIAPWWTYWLHNFPHVNLRFKPVDGSFNPQEDNYQQSLIFLVCVVAAGLGLNLLFLAIYLGCLCCCRSDEEEDEEETKRPKSCCVTWTAVIAGLICCVAVGVGFYGNSEMNDGVYQLTYSLYHANHTLNGVDTLVLGTVDSMQSSLKQHLARLDEIFAMRSDYIQILRFMQQMADNIILQLTSLPDWGQAKVDLARIADQTSYVEYYRWLTYLLLLILDLVICLVACLGLAKQSRWLLTTMMTFGVLTLILSWTSLGVDTATAVGTSDFCVAPDKFIMNLTRNAISTDIVHYYLYCSQSMPNPFQQALTIYQRSVTTMQIQIQGLLQFAVPMFPTAKRDLLGIQQMLNGSEASLHQLTALLDCRSLHKDYLDALIGVCYDGVEGLLYLSLFSLLAGTAFCAMLCAIPRAWRHFDNRDRDYDDIDEEDPFNPQARRIAAHNPVRGQIHSFCSYSSSMGSQSSLQPPAQAVSNAPVSEYMNQSVLFGGNPRYENVPLIGRGSPPPSPFKKKRYSPSMRATYLSVTDDQLRHSGSDLQV